The sequence CGAGCTGCCGGGGCTGCCGATGCGCTTCTCGGGATTGGCACGCTGGTACCGGTCGCCCGCCCCCACGCTCGGGCAGCACACCGAGGAAGTGCTCCGTGAGCTGCTCGGCCTCGATGACGACACCATCGCCGAGCTGCGGGCCGAGGGAATCATCGGAGCACGTCCCGCCGGGGTTTAAGCTAACTAACGCCTCCGGGGGCCCGTGCGGTGCTCGCGCCCTGCGGGCGCTGTGCTCCTCCGATGCCCCCGGACCCCGCGCCGGGCTCGGCGAAGCCTCGCCCGGCTTCTGGGGCCGCGACTCCACCTGAGCGAGCCTGGTTCGCCGAAGCTTCGGCCCCCACCGGACTCCAGCCCGCGGCGGAGCGGCAACCGTCGAGACACACGTGGAAGCGCCGGGTTTGACGTTGAAGTCCCCGGCCTCGATAACGGATCGCGCGATGGCGGCCGACGAGCCCGGCTTCGGACCACGGGGGGACCCGGCGTGCCATCTCGGGCTCGATCAGCTCGAGGAGCGGCTGCGTGCGCTCCCTGCGGCTCCGCGGGACGCCGGCCGGGTGGCGCTTCTGGTGCGGAGAGGTCCGGACAAGGCTCGTGGGGCGCCGGAGCGAATCGGGCTGCGGCCCGAAACAGGCGTACCGGGGGACGCGTGGGGCCGGCAGCAGAAGCCGGATCCGACGGCGGAGCTCACGGTGATGGAGGTGGACGTCGCCGAGCTGATCGCGAACGGGCAGCCGCTCACCGTGTTCGGAGACAACGTCTTCCTGGAGCTGGATCTCTCCGCCGACAACCTCCCGACGGGAAGCCGCCTGCGCATCGGGGGCGCGACGCTGGAGGTCACGGCCAAGCCGCACAACGGCTGCCGCAAGTTCGCCGCCCGCTTCGGGCAGGACGCGCTGCGGCTGGTGTCGAAGCCCGAGCTGCGGGGCCGCAACCTGCGCGGCATCTACATGCGTGTCGTCGAGGCCGGCGAGGTTGCCGTGGGGAATGCGGTCGAGGTGCTGTCGCGGCCCGCTCGGGTGCAGCAGGGCTCGTAGCACCGACCGCCGCTTCATCGCCGGGAGTACTGTGCAGCAAGGCGTTGCGGGGCCGTCCCCGCAGCGGTAGCTTCACCGGGATGGCGCACGCCGTCGAGAGGGAGCCGACGATCCCGCGCTACACGGTCGAACGATATCTGGGCCTGCTGCACGACGGCGTGCTCTCGCCCAACGACCGCGTGGAGCTCCTGGAGGGAGTCATCGTCGCGGAGCCGCCCTCGGACCCTCCGCACGCGGCCGGTGTGAGCCTCGCGGCCTCGGC is a genomic window of Deltaproteobacteria bacterium containing:
- a CDS encoding MOSC domain-containing protein is translated as MAADEPGFGPRGDPACHLGLDQLEERLRALPAAPRDAGRVALLVRRGPDKARGAPERIGLRPETGVPGDAWGRQQKPDPTAELTVMEVDVAELIANGQPLTVFGDNVFLELDLSADNLPTGSRLRIGGATLEVTAKPHNGCRKFAARFGQDALRLVSKPELRGRNLRGIYMRVVEAGEVAVGNAVEVLSRPARVQQGS